The Chitinophagaceae bacterium genome includes a window with the following:
- a CDS encoding OmpA family protein codes for MKKKNTLYLLLLFVIFIILARCSSIKQGDKKMLNGEYQAAIISYKKAVETNKLNPTANYKLAEAFRKSNKLAEAFPYYAIAIKNEDLKLKTWTYYIASLKANSQYDEAIKVLENILETSEDPQIQSEIKIELEKIISLKTIPERHYEIKNLKELNTPADEYSPVYNKQRGELFFTSNRDGGKQYKLTGTAYTDIYKAKIKKTSNNIPYNMKVDVSSIEKIDPLINYPNTNEGSVTFSSNGNFMVFAKGNSYNQEYEEVTLFSTRYRNKKWSAPKVLSISNPQIWDSSPALSPDGTTIYFSSNRKGGFGGLDIWVATLNKKGKWTDVRNLGKDINTPGDEIFPFLAEDGSLYFSSDGHSGFGKLDIFVSKRAHNQNNVYNLGASINSDADDFGIFLINPIEGFFTSNRKGGKGGDDIYTIFNNDPSMKTINYTLNGTAFEKNDSTQTILSNVKIKLLDNHDTIISETFSDNDGRFSFKVFEDETYHLIAEKVDYFASRVTYTTEGKSPNLDTIKELETNVVFDTTLFLEKVILQKIIVLEHVYYDLDKWDIRPDAAIELDEVVSFMKDNPEIEIELSSHTDNRGEHNYNITLSENRAKAAVDYIISHGVSSERIVSKGYGETIPKIQNAQTEEEHQKNRRTEIKITKYDASKLKIEDSSSTPDEPALQTPPEEEEKYFKKE; via the coding sequence ATGAAAAAAAAAAACACTTTATATCTCTTATTATTATTTGTAATTTTTATTATTTTAGCAAGATGTAGTAGCATAAAACAAGGCGATAAAAAAATGCTCAATGGAGAGTATCAAGCCGCTATTATATCCTATAAAAAAGCAGTGGAAACAAATAAATTAAACCCTACTGCCAATTATAAACTTGCAGAAGCGTTCAGGAAATCCAATAAATTAGCAGAAGCATTTCCTTATTATGCTATAGCAATAAAAAACGAAGACCTAAAACTAAAAACATGGACATACTATATTGCATCACTCAAAGCAAATTCTCAATATGACGAAGCAATAAAAGTATTAGAAAACATTTTAGAAACATCTGAAGATCCTCAAATCCAATCAGAAATAAAAATAGAATTAGAAAAAATAATCTCTTTAAAAACTATTCCTGAAAGGCACTACGAAATAAAAAATCTAAAAGAACTGAATACACCCGCTGATGAATATTCTCCCGTGTATAATAAACAAAGAGGAGAATTATTTTTTACCTCAAATCGAGATGGAGGCAAGCAGTATAAATTAACGGGAACAGCTTATACAGATATTTACAAAGCAAAAATCAAAAAAACCTCTAACAATATCCCATACAATATGAAAGTAGATGTTTCTTCCATAGAAAAAATAGACCCCCTGATAAACTATCCAAATACAAACGAAGGGAGTGTCACTTTTTCATCAAATGGAAACTTTATGGTATTTGCAAAAGGGAACTCATACAATCAAGAATACGAAGAAGTAACCCTTTTCTCTACCCGATACCGAAACAAAAAATGGTCTGCCCCAAAAGTATTGAGCATTTCTAATCCACAAATATGGGACTCCAGCCCCGCTCTTTCACCCGATGGAACTACTATTTATTTTTCCTCAAATAGAAAAGGAGGATTTGGAGGTTTAGATATATGGGTAGCCACCCTGAATAAAAAAGGAAAATGGACAGATGTAAGAAATTTAGGAAAAGACATTAATACACCCGGAGATGAAATATTCCCATTTTTAGCAGAAGACGGATCTTTATATTTTTCATCCGATGGACATAGTGGTTTTGGAAAATTAGATATATTTGTATCTAAAAGAGCCCATAACCAAAACAATGTTTATAATTTAGGAGCTTCTATAAATTCTGATGCAGACGACTTCGGTATATTTCTAATAAATCCCATAGAAGGTTTTTTTACTTCTAATAGAAAAGGTGGAAAAGGTGGAGACGATATATATACCATTTTTAATAATGACCCCTCCATGAAAACTATTAACTACACCCTTAACGGCACAGCATTCGAAAAAAATGACTCCACTCAAACAATACTCTCAAATGTAAAAATTAAACTTTTAGATAATCACGACACCATTATATCCGAAACCTTTAGTGATAACGATGGACGTTTTAGTTTTAAAGTATTTGAAGATGAAACCTACCATCTTATAGCAGAAAAAGTAGATTATTTTGCATCTCGTGTTACCTATACTACCGAAGGAAAATCACCAAACTTAGATACCATAAAAGAATTAGAAACAAATGTTGTTTTTGATACTACTCTTTTCTTAGAAAAAGTAATACTGCAAAAAATAATTGTCCTAGAACATGTCTATTACGATCTAGATAAATGGGATATAAGACCAGACGCTGCTATAGAACTCGATGAAGTCGTCTCTTTTATGAAAGATAATCCCGAAATAGAAATAGAATTATCATCTCATACCGATAACAGGGGGGAACATAATTACAATATAACTCTCTCTGAGAATAGAGCTAAGGCAGCTGTCGATTACATAATCTCTCATGGAGTAAGTTCAGAAAGAATTGTATCTAAAGGGTATGGCGAAACAATACCAAAAATTCAAAACGCTCAAACCGAAGAAGAACATCAAAAAAATAGAAGAACAGAAATAAAAATCACAAAATATGATGCATCAAAATTAAAAATAGAGGACAGCTCATCTACTCCCGATGAACCAGCTCTCCAAACCCCCCCAGAAGAGGAAGAAAAATATTTTAAAAAAGAATAA